In the Festucalex cinctus isolate MCC-2025b chromosome 10, RoL_Fcin_1.0, whole genome shotgun sequence genome, one interval contains:
- the amh gene encoding muellerian-inhibiting factor isoform X1, protein MKMDKLTLDQPQFLTNFLCICWSDSGKATAITHDMIIATSLWDLFGLFKFKHVLNYEFPYLSDVVCSNLPILKRAMQRRSEADVRLEQTSQRASSEVGPRCRGGLPPVLKITTAECVRAHDMMCLCVFLRGLLMLCWIECCRAVVLPDSPGWPPQAAMTAPQRPVGAEEAGERIPSAASLVPRSSPACFLEDVLAAMREALDDDGQVTPGGATLFGMCASTGSLAVSSDLVKDAKRKQGGGLELLHPTEVFSVAGEDDREALVLNFRIPQSSLPQHKLVLLLALESPVRGSDWDQITFTSRSLHPHTQAVCMSEGTQYFLLAGQAATEHQRWMLSIDSKSPDMKTKMKELLTGGNRRSSSVTPVLLFSREDDISSKVSVSSQPLSFMCELRRFLSDVLPRNHPDAPSLRLDSLQAPPPVTLGLSSSESVLAELINSSAPAIFSFTGSTYHIHRGELAMPPGLLDELKRGLEQNLVQTMEVLRNKEDGQKSIKRLQRLWELCAFPMVDPASGESQYCAFLLLKAMKTVGRETSPQLRATRAEPSPTARDATCRLKSLTVSLERFLVGPNTADIKNCHGRCAFPLMNTVNHAVLLNSHVESGNVHERSPCCVPLQYESLEVVDFNQHGTLLYKHPDMVAKKCGCR, encoded by the exons ATGAAGATGGACAAATTGACACTTGACCAGCCACAATTTTTAACTAACTTTCTTTGTATTTGTTGGTCCGATTCGGGAAAAGCAACTGCAATCACTCATGACATGATCATTGCCACAAGTTTATGGGACTTGTTTGGTCTATTCAAGTTCAAACATGTTCTCAACTATGAATTTCCCTATTTGAGTGATGTCGTTTGCAGCAATCTTCCCATTTTAAAACGAGCTATGCAGCGGAGAAGCGAGGCCGACGTGCGTCTGGAGCAGACCTCCCAACGAGCCTCCTCGGAAGTCGGACCTCGGTGCAGGGGAGGTCTACCACCTGTGCTCAAGATAACG ACGGCAGAGTGTGTCCGTGCGCATGACATGATGTGCCTGTGCGTCTTCCTCCGTGGTCTGCTGATGCTCTGCTGGATCGAATGCTGTCGCGCGGTGGTCCTGCCCGACTCTCCTGGATGGCCGCCGCAAGCCGCCATGACAG CTCCTCAGCGTCCGGTGGGTGCCGAGGAGGCCGGAGAAAGGATTCCGTCTGCGGCCTCCCTTGTGCCCCGGAGCAGCCCGGCGTGCTTCCTGGAAGACGTGCTGGCGGCCATGCGAGAGGCTCTCGACGACGATGGCCAGGTGACGCCAGGCGGCGCCACCTTATTCGGAATGTGCGCGTCAACTGGGAGCCTCGCAGTCTCGTCGGACCTGGTGAAGGACGCAAAGAGGAAGCAAGGAGGTGGACTGGAGCTCCTGCATCCCACTGAAG TGTTTTCCGTGGCGGGGGAGGACGATCGGGAAGCACTGGTGCTCAACTTTCGCATCCCGCAATCCTCTTTGCCGCAACACAAGCTGGTGCTGCTATTGGCCTTGGAAAGTCCCGTCAGAGGAAGCGACTGGGACCAGATCACCTTCACCAGTCGCTCTCTACATCCCCACACGCAG gcTGTGTGCATGTCAGAAGGAACGCAATATTTTCTCCTGGCGGGACAAGCAGCCACCGAACATCAAAGATGGATGCTCTCCATTGACTCAAAATCACCTGATATGA AGACAAAGATGAAAGAACTCCTTACGGGCGGAAATAGAAGAAGCAGCAGTGTGACTCCAGTTCTTCTTTTCTCTCGTGAAGACGATATCAG CAGCAAAGTCTCCGTCTCATCCCAGCCGCTCTCCTTCATGTGTGAGCTGCGCCGCTTCCTGAGTGACGTCCTTCCTCGCAATCATCCCGACGCGCCTTCGCTGAGACTGGACTCCCTTCAGGCTCCGCCCCCCGTCACGCTGGGTCTCTCCTCCAGCGAGTCCGTGCTGGCGGAACTCATCAACTCGTCGGCCCCCGCCATCTTCTCCTTCACGGGTTCTACGTACCACATCCACCGGGGGGAGCTGGCCATGCCCCCCGGCCTGCTGGACGAGCTCAAGCGCGGTTTGGAGCAGAACCTTGTGCAGACCATGGAAGTTCTACGAAACAAGGAGGATGGCCAGAAGAGCATCAAGAGGCTCCAGAGGCTCTGGGAACTCTGCGCGTTTCCCATGGTGGACCCGGCGTCGG GAGAAAGCCAATACTGCGCATTCCTCCTGCTGAAAGCCATGAAGACGGTCGGTCGCGAGACGTCGCCGCAACTGCGAGCCACCCGTGCCGAGCCGAGCCCCACGGCCAGGGACGCCACCTGCCGCCTGAAGAGCCTGACCGTGTCCCTGGAGCGTTTCCTGGTGGGTCCCAACACGGCCGACATCAAAAACTGCCACGGCCGCTGCGCCTTCCCGCTGATGAACACGGTCAACCACGCCGTGTTGCTCAACTCGCACGTCGAGAGCGGCAACGTCCACGAGCGCTCGCCGTGCTGCGTGCCGCTCCAATACGAGTCCCTGGAGGTGGTGGACTTCAACCAGCACGGCACGCTTCTCTACAAGCACCCGGATA
- the amh gene encoding muellerian-inhibiting factor isoform X2: MKMDKLTLDQPQFLTNFLCICWSDSGKATAITHDMIIATSLWDLFGLFKFKHVLNYEFPYLSDVVCSNLPILKRAMQRRSEADVRLEQTSQRASSEVGPRCRGGLPPVLKITTAECVRAHDMMCLCVFLRGLLMLCWIECCRAVVLPDSPGWPPQAAMTAPQRPVGAEEAGERIPSAASLVPRSSPACFLEDVLAAMREALDDDGQVTPGGATLFGMCASTGSLAVSSDLVKDAKRKQGGGLELLHPTEVFSVAGEDDREALVLNFRIPQSSLPQHKLVLLLALESPVRGSDWDQITFTSRSLHPHTQAVCMSEGTQYFLLAGQAATEHQRWMLSIDSKSPDMKTKMKELLTGGNRRSSSVTPVLLFSREDDISKVSVSSQPLSFMCELRRFLSDVLPRNHPDAPSLRLDSLQAPPPVTLGLSSSESVLAELINSSAPAIFSFTGSTYHIHRGELAMPPGLLDELKRGLEQNLVQTMEVLRNKEDGQKSIKRLQRLWELCAFPMVDPASGESQYCAFLLLKAMKTVGRETSPQLRATRAEPSPTARDATCRLKSLTVSLERFLVGPNTADIKNCHGRCAFPLMNTVNHAVLLNSHVESGNVHERSPCCVPLQYESLEVVDFNQHGTLLYKHPDMVAKKCGCR, encoded by the exons ATGAAGATGGACAAATTGACACTTGACCAGCCACAATTTTTAACTAACTTTCTTTGTATTTGTTGGTCCGATTCGGGAAAAGCAACTGCAATCACTCATGACATGATCATTGCCACAAGTTTATGGGACTTGTTTGGTCTATTCAAGTTCAAACATGTTCTCAACTATGAATTTCCCTATTTGAGTGATGTCGTTTGCAGCAATCTTCCCATTTTAAAACGAGCTATGCAGCGGAGAAGCGAGGCCGACGTGCGTCTGGAGCAGACCTCCCAACGAGCCTCCTCGGAAGTCGGACCTCGGTGCAGGGGAGGTCTACCACCTGTGCTCAAGATAACG ACGGCAGAGTGTGTCCGTGCGCATGACATGATGTGCCTGTGCGTCTTCCTCCGTGGTCTGCTGATGCTCTGCTGGATCGAATGCTGTCGCGCGGTGGTCCTGCCCGACTCTCCTGGATGGCCGCCGCAAGCCGCCATGACAG CTCCTCAGCGTCCGGTGGGTGCCGAGGAGGCCGGAGAAAGGATTCCGTCTGCGGCCTCCCTTGTGCCCCGGAGCAGCCCGGCGTGCTTCCTGGAAGACGTGCTGGCGGCCATGCGAGAGGCTCTCGACGACGATGGCCAGGTGACGCCAGGCGGCGCCACCTTATTCGGAATGTGCGCGTCAACTGGGAGCCTCGCAGTCTCGTCGGACCTGGTGAAGGACGCAAAGAGGAAGCAAGGAGGTGGACTGGAGCTCCTGCATCCCACTGAAG TGTTTTCCGTGGCGGGGGAGGACGATCGGGAAGCACTGGTGCTCAACTTTCGCATCCCGCAATCCTCTTTGCCGCAACACAAGCTGGTGCTGCTATTGGCCTTGGAAAGTCCCGTCAGAGGAAGCGACTGGGACCAGATCACCTTCACCAGTCGCTCTCTACATCCCCACACGCAG gcTGTGTGCATGTCAGAAGGAACGCAATATTTTCTCCTGGCGGGACAAGCAGCCACCGAACATCAAAGATGGATGCTCTCCATTGACTCAAAATCACCTGATATGA AGACAAAGATGAAAGAACTCCTTACGGGCGGAAATAGAAGAAGCAGCAGTGTGACTCCAGTTCTTCTTTTCTCTCGTGAAGACGATATCAG CAAAGTCTCCGTCTCATCCCAGCCGCTCTCCTTCATGTGTGAGCTGCGCCGCTTCCTGAGTGACGTCCTTCCTCGCAATCATCCCGACGCGCCTTCGCTGAGACTGGACTCCCTTCAGGCTCCGCCCCCCGTCACGCTGGGTCTCTCCTCCAGCGAGTCCGTGCTGGCGGAACTCATCAACTCGTCGGCCCCCGCCATCTTCTCCTTCACGGGTTCTACGTACCACATCCACCGGGGGGAGCTGGCCATGCCCCCCGGCCTGCTGGACGAGCTCAAGCGCGGTTTGGAGCAGAACCTTGTGCAGACCATGGAAGTTCTACGAAACAAGGAGGATGGCCAGAAGAGCATCAAGAGGCTCCAGAGGCTCTGGGAACTCTGCGCGTTTCCCATGGTGGACCCGGCGTCGG GAGAAAGCCAATACTGCGCATTCCTCCTGCTGAAAGCCATGAAGACGGTCGGTCGCGAGACGTCGCCGCAACTGCGAGCCACCCGTGCCGAGCCGAGCCCCACGGCCAGGGACGCCACCTGCCGCCTGAAGAGCCTGACCGTGTCCCTGGAGCGTTTCCTGGTGGGTCCCAACACGGCCGACATCAAAAACTGCCACGGCCGCTGCGCCTTCCCGCTGATGAACACGGTCAACCACGCCGTGTTGCTCAACTCGCACGTCGAGAGCGGCAACGTCCACGAGCGCTCGCCGTGCTGCGTGCCGCTCCAATACGAGTCCCTGGAGGTGGTGGACTTCAACCAGCACGGCACGCTTCTCTACAAGCACCCGGATA
- the amh gene encoding muellerian-inhibiting factor isoform X3 codes for MQRRSEADVRLEQTSQRASSEVGPRCRGGLPPVLKITTAECVRAHDMMCLCVFLRGLLMLCWIECCRAVVLPDSPGWPPQAAMTAPQRPVGAEEAGERIPSAASLVPRSSPACFLEDVLAAMREALDDDGQVTPGGATLFGMCASTGSLAVSSDLVKDAKRKQGGGLELLHPTEVFSVAGEDDREALVLNFRIPQSSLPQHKLVLLLALESPVRGSDWDQITFTSRSLHPHTQAVCMSEGTQYFLLAGQAATEHQRWMLSIDSKSPDMKTKMKELLTGGNRRSSSVTPVLLFSREDDISSKVSVSSQPLSFMCELRRFLSDVLPRNHPDAPSLRLDSLQAPPPVTLGLSSSESVLAELINSSAPAIFSFTGSTYHIHRGELAMPPGLLDELKRGLEQNLVQTMEVLRNKEDGQKSIKRLQRLWELCAFPMVDPASGESQYCAFLLLKAMKTVGRETSPQLRATRAEPSPTARDATCRLKSLTVSLERFLVGPNTADIKNCHGRCAFPLMNTVNHAVLLNSHVESGNVHERSPCCVPLQYESLEVVDFNQHGTLLYKHPDMVAKKCGCR; via the exons ATGCAGCGGAGAAGCGAGGCCGACGTGCGTCTGGAGCAGACCTCCCAACGAGCCTCCTCGGAAGTCGGACCTCGGTGCAGGGGAGGTCTACCACCTGTGCTCAAGATAACG ACGGCAGAGTGTGTCCGTGCGCATGACATGATGTGCCTGTGCGTCTTCCTCCGTGGTCTGCTGATGCTCTGCTGGATCGAATGCTGTCGCGCGGTGGTCCTGCCCGACTCTCCTGGATGGCCGCCGCAAGCCGCCATGACAG CTCCTCAGCGTCCGGTGGGTGCCGAGGAGGCCGGAGAAAGGATTCCGTCTGCGGCCTCCCTTGTGCCCCGGAGCAGCCCGGCGTGCTTCCTGGAAGACGTGCTGGCGGCCATGCGAGAGGCTCTCGACGACGATGGCCAGGTGACGCCAGGCGGCGCCACCTTATTCGGAATGTGCGCGTCAACTGGGAGCCTCGCAGTCTCGTCGGACCTGGTGAAGGACGCAAAGAGGAAGCAAGGAGGTGGACTGGAGCTCCTGCATCCCACTGAAG TGTTTTCCGTGGCGGGGGAGGACGATCGGGAAGCACTGGTGCTCAACTTTCGCATCCCGCAATCCTCTTTGCCGCAACACAAGCTGGTGCTGCTATTGGCCTTGGAAAGTCCCGTCAGAGGAAGCGACTGGGACCAGATCACCTTCACCAGTCGCTCTCTACATCCCCACACGCAG gcTGTGTGCATGTCAGAAGGAACGCAATATTTTCTCCTGGCGGGACAAGCAGCCACCGAACATCAAAGATGGATGCTCTCCATTGACTCAAAATCACCTGATATGA AGACAAAGATGAAAGAACTCCTTACGGGCGGAAATAGAAGAAGCAGCAGTGTGACTCCAGTTCTTCTTTTCTCTCGTGAAGACGATATCAG CAGCAAAGTCTCCGTCTCATCCCAGCCGCTCTCCTTCATGTGTGAGCTGCGCCGCTTCCTGAGTGACGTCCTTCCTCGCAATCATCCCGACGCGCCTTCGCTGAGACTGGACTCCCTTCAGGCTCCGCCCCCCGTCACGCTGGGTCTCTCCTCCAGCGAGTCCGTGCTGGCGGAACTCATCAACTCGTCGGCCCCCGCCATCTTCTCCTTCACGGGTTCTACGTACCACATCCACCGGGGGGAGCTGGCCATGCCCCCCGGCCTGCTGGACGAGCTCAAGCGCGGTTTGGAGCAGAACCTTGTGCAGACCATGGAAGTTCTACGAAACAAGGAGGATGGCCAGAAGAGCATCAAGAGGCTCCAGAGGCTCTGGGAACTCTGCGCGTTTCCCATGGTGGACCCGGCGTCGG GAGAAAGCCAATACTGCGCATTCCTCCTGCTGAAAGCCATGAAGACGGTCGGTCGCGAGACGTCGCCGCAACTGCGAGCCACCCGTGCCGAGCCGAGCCCCACGGCCAGGGACGCCACCTGCCGCCTGAAGAGCCTGACCGTGTCCCTGGAGCGTTTCCTGGTGGGTCCCAACACGGCCGACATCAAAAACTGCCACGGCCGCTGCGCCTTCCCGCTGATGAACACGGTCAACCACGCCGTGTTGCTCAACTCGCACGTCGAGAGCGGCAACGTCCACGAGCGCTCGCCGTGCTGCGTGCCGCTCCAATACGAGTCCCTGGAGGTGGTGGACTTCAACCAGCACGGCACGCTTCTCTACAAGCACCCGGATA